The genomic region GGTAGAATTTTAGTAATTCTTTAATTTCCTGCGCCGTAAACTCAGAGCTATAAATCTTGGCAAACTCATTGATAAGCTCAATGCGCACTCCTTTAATATCTTTTTCAAAAGCAGGAATGTCAGCCTCTGACACATAGCCTTTCATAGGCTCGCTCATCGTGTCGAGTGAAGGACCTACGAGGATTTCTACTAATTTTTTAGACTCCGCGCTCTGTGCCATAGCAGTTGCAGAGAGCATCAAAAACAGACTGATAATGAATAAATTTCTCATAATAAAGTATTTTAGGCGACAAAGGTACGAATATTTTTTGGGATAGTGTTCATCGCACTTAAAAATATTGCTGTATCTTTGCGCCCGATTGATTGAAAAACAGATTTAATGGGAAGCAAAAACAAACTCAAGCGCTTTAAAGAAAACCTAACCTTTGCCAATGTCATTCAACCTTCGAGGGAGGAACTCCTCACGGACGCATTTACTTATAAAGGACGTTGGAATGAACTTTATTTTAAGAACAACCACCCGATAGTCTTGGAATTAGGTTGTGGCAAAGGTGAGTACTCAGTAGGGCTGGCTCAGAAAAACCCCAATAAAAACTTCATAGGTATAGACATCAAAGGCGCACGCTTTTGGCGTGGTGCTAAGACGGCTATCGACGAAGGGATTGCTAATGTAGCCTTCCTACGCACTCAGATTGAACTCATTGAGCATTGCTTTACTACAGGTGAGGTCAGTGAAATATGGATTACCTTCCCCGACCCACAGATCAAATACAAGCGCACTAAGCATCGCCTGACAAACGAGGCTTTCCTTAACAGATACCACAACATTCTCAGTACCGAGGGTTATGTACACCTAAAGACGGACAGTGAGTTTATGCACGGCTATACGCTCGGGCTCCTTCACGGTTTGGGCTACGAGGTGCTCTATGCCAACCACAACATATACAACAGTGATGGGGTACCCGAGGATGTTACTGCCATTAAAACCTTTTACGAGCAGTTCTACTTAGCACAAGGCAAGCCCATTACTTATATTCGGTTTAGAGTACACAGGTAGCAAATTGCCCCTTCGGGTAGAGCTTTCTCGTGATTCACGTACACTTTACCCTCTGCTGAAACACCTTCAATAAGGTAGTGAGCCCCTTGGAAGTAAGAGTGTTCCACGGTCACTTGCCAATCGGATTGAGGTGTGATAGCGATTTGGTGCGGGCGAAGCAGTTTTCCGTTGTGCAGGCTTACTTCACCGAAAAGTGAGGCAGTGTAGCGGTCAGTATCTTGAGTGTATACCTTCATCATCGTATCGTAATGTAGCATACTTCCATCGCGCATAATGAATACTTTATCAGCAAATGATAGAACCTCTTTGCCATCGTGAGTAGCTACCATACAACTAATATTCTTTTCTTTCAAATAGGCAAATAGAGTGCGTTGCAAGTCGTTTCTTCGGAAGCTATCCACCTGACTAAAAGGTTCATCAAGCAGTAGCAATTCGGGTTCTTGCGCCAAAGCCATCGCCAAAGCTACACGCTGTTTTTCGCCCCCACTCAGCACCAAAGCCTTCTGTGAGGCAAAGCGCTCCATCCCTACTAAGGCGAGCAATTCGGCCACACGTGCTCGTTTCCACTCTAAGTCTATATTCGAGAGGTAACGACCTACATTCTCTGCTACGGTGTGATACGGACCCAAATCGAAATCTTGAGCAAGATACTTCATCGCCCCATAGCCAGGCACGAGCTGGAAGGAAGGTCCGAAAACCCTCTTATCGTTAAAATGAATAGTACCCTCAGGCAGGTCGAACAAACCGTAGATAGCTTTTAGCAGCGTACTTTTGCCGCAGCCACTTTCGCCCATAATGAAGACGTGTTCGCCTGTTTGCACTTCCAAGGACAGGTCTTTTAACAAGGGTTTATCACTTTGATAAGCGAAGGAAATATGATTGATACGAAGCATTCTTGTAATGGTTATTTAAATTCAGCGGGCAAAGATAGCAAATGTTTTTATGATGAGGTTTGTTGGCTTTGAAAAAATAGCTCAATCGCACGAAAACACGCGGATATAACTATGCAAAACGTGTAAAAAGGCTGTTTTTTGCGCAATCGTAATTCGTTGATTATTCGATGGTTTTTCGCTAAACCTAATACTAACCTAATACTAACCTAATACTGTTCTTTGAGATGAACGGCAGGTGAACGGCAAGTGAACGGTAGGTGAACCCGAGATCAGCGGTTAATAGTGCTGCCATTTGAGGTGCTTTTTTATTGTACAAAAGTAGTATCATTCAAAAGTATTTCGTAACTTTGTCGCCTGAAATTTTAACCAAACTATTTTATGAAAAGGATCATTTACACAATTGCTTTGTTAGCGATGGGGTGCTCAGCCCCTAAGGAGTATCACTTTACCGAGAACGATATTACGCTTATCCCCAAGCCTGTGCAGCTCGAGTTGCAACAGGGAGCATTTGTATTTGACAAAAATACGACCTTCGTAGTGCCTGACTCGTTGCAAGGGGTGGTGCAGCTCCTCACCGATAAGCTACAGACGGCAGCGGGCTTAACACTAAAAGTGCAGTCTCAGGCAGCTGAGAAAGGTAGTGTACGCTTTGAGGTAGATAAGCAGATCGCCCGTGAAGGCTACTCCCTGACCTCTAACAAGGAGGGAGTACACATCAAGGCAAGCACTAAGAGCGGGTTTATCTATGCGGTGGAAACCCTGAGGCAGCTCTTGCCTAAGGAAATCGAAAGTACTAAAAGAGTGCAAGCCGATTGGGTGATCCCAGCAGTGCATATCAAGGATGCGCCTGAGTACGCTTGGCGTGGACTGATGCTCGATGAGGCGCGCCACTTCTTCGGTAAGGCGTATGTACTCAAAACCTTAGACCGTATGGCAATGCTCAAACTCAACGTCTTTCAATGGCACTTGATCGACAATGAGGGTTGGCGCATTGAAATCAAGAAGTACCCTAAGCTCACTGAGGTAGGAGCGTGGCGTGTGAATCAGGAGGATAAGCATTGGGAGGAACGCACCCCCAACGCCCCTGATGCTGTAAAGGCGGATCACAGCAATGCCTACGGGGGCTATTACACCCAAGAAGATATTAAGGAAATTGTGGCATACGCAGCGGCACGGGGTATCACTATCGTGCCTGAGGTGGAGATGCCTGCCCACTCGATGAGCAGCATTGCGGCTTACCCTGAGCTCTCTTGCCATAAACGCCCTATCGCTGTGCCTTCGGGTTCTGTGTGGCCTAATGTAGATAACTATTGTGCAGGACAGGAAGAGACCTTTACTTTCTTGGAAGATGTGATGCGCGAGGTGATGGCTTTATTTCCCAGCAAATACATACACGTAGGCGGCGATGAGGCTGACCGCTCGGAGTGGGAGAAATGCCCTAAGTGTCAGGCGCGTATGAAGACAGAAGGGCTGAAGAATACAGCGGAACTACAAACCTATTTCATCAAGCGGATGCAGCAGTTCCTAAGGGCAAACGGGCGCACCTTAGTGGGCTGGGATGAGATCTTAGAAGGCGGAATGCCCAGCGATGTGGTGGTGATGAATTGGCGTGGTATTCGCAATGCACAGAAGGCAGTAGCACAAGGCAACCCTATGGTGCTCACCAGTGATACGTATATCAACCGCTATCAGGGTTTGCCTCAGTACGAACCCGAAGCCAATGGTGGGCACGTAACCCTGAGCAAGGTCTATCATTACAATCTCGAAAGGGAGAAGCTCACTGAGGAACAACACAAACACATTCTGGGCTCGCAGGCGAACCTATGGGCGGAGTTTATCGCCACCCCTGAACATTCGGAGTATATGCTCTTTCCGCGTCTTTTTGCCTTTGCAGAAGTGGTGTGGACGCCCAGCGAGCAAAAGGATTGGAAGGACTTTGTAAGGCGCGTAAAAGCACAGATGCAGCGACTCGACGTGATGGGGGTAAAGTACGCCATCTCAATGTATCAGGTGGTGCCTACCCTTGAGGAGAAGGACGGCAAGGTGCTGCTCACGCTCAGTTCGGAATTGCCTGATGCGGACATTCGTTATGCCTTCGATGGCACTCCGATTGAGCAAGGGCAGAGATACACAGCTCCGATAGCAATGAGTGGCAATACGATATGCAAGGCAGCGGTGTTTGTAGATGGCAAGCCCAATGTGGTGAGTAAGGACACGATTGTCTTCCATAAGGCGGCAGGCAAACCTGTGCAGTGCGAACCCGAAGCGGATAAGAAATACCAAGGTAAGGGTCCGCATACGCTTACCAATGTGGTGCGTGGCACTAAGAATTTCCAAGATGGGCAGTGGCTCGGCTGGCTGTTTAAAGATGCGACTATCACTATCGATATGCAGACGCCTAGTGAGGTAAGCAAGGTGATTGTAGGCGCGATGCGCAAGCACAACGATGCTATTTTCTTGCCTACTCACATCAGCGTAGCGGTATCTACGGACGGGAAGACATTTACCACCGTAGCCGACCAAGAGTTCCCTTACCAGCAGAAGGGAGTCTCGCGACTTGCTAATTTCTCATTGGAATTTACTCCTGTACAAACGCGTTATATAAAGGTAACAGTCAAGAACTTAGGTAAGAATCCTAATGGTGGCGATGCGTGGTTGTTTTTAGATGAGATTTTGGTGTTTTAAATATTTTTTGTAACTTTGTAGCTTATTAAATAACATATTATATGGATAGTATTAAGACGTATATCGAGGCGCATAAAGACCGCTTTATCGCCGAACTGATTGACTTACTCAAAATGCCGAGTGTGAGTGCCGACCCTGCCTTCTCGCAGGATATCCTCCACACCGCTGAAGCCGTAAAAGCCGCCCTCGCAGCCGCTGGTTGCGATAAGGTAGAGATTTGCGAAACACCAGGCAACCCCATTGTCTATGGCGAGAAGATCATCGACCCCAAGCTGCCTACCGTGTTGGTGTACGGGCACTACGATGTGCAACCTGCCGATCCACTCGAGCTGTGGGAGTCCGACCCCTTCGACCCTGTGATCAAGAAGACAGAAGAGCATCCACAAGGGGCCATCTATGCACGCGGCTCTTGCGACGACAAGGGGCAGATGTATATGCACGTAAAGGCATTGGAGTATATGGTGAAGGAGGGCAAACTGCCTTGCAACGTCAAGTTTATGATTGAGGGCGAGGAAGAAGTAGGCTCCGAAAGCCTCAAGTGGTTCGTGAAGAACAACCACGCCAAGCTGAAGAACGATGTGATCCTCATCTCCGACACGGGTATGCTTGCCAACGACACACCGAGCATCACCACAGGTTTGCGCGGACTTAGCTATGTGGAAGTGGAGGTAACAGGTGCCAACCGCGACCTGCACTCTGGGCTTTACGGTGGCGCAGTGGCGAACCCTATCAACGTGCTGGCAAAGATGATCGCCTCAATGCACGATGAGCACAAACACATCACCATTCCACACTTCTACGACAAGGTGGAGGAGCTTAGTCGTGAGGAGCGCGATGAAATGGCAAAAGCACCATTCTCATTAGAGGCTTACAAAAAGGCGTTGGACATTGATGATGTATATGGTGAGGACGGCTACACCACTACCGAGCGCGCGTCTATACGTCCGACCTTAGACGTAAACGGTATCTGGGGCGGCTACACAGGCGAAGGGGCTAAGACAGTAATCCCAAGCAAGGCATTTGCTAAGATCTCAATGCGCTTAGTGCCCAATCAAGACCCCGAGGAAATCACCAAGCTCTTCCAAGACTACTTTGAGAGCATCGCCCCAGAAGGCGTACGTGTAAAGGTGAAACCACACCACGGCGGGCAGGGCTATGTTACCCCAATAGACACTGTAGCCTATCAGGCAGCCTCTAAGGCCTGCGAACAGACTTTTGGCAAGGCTCCGATACCCGTGCGCTCAGGGGGTAGTATCCCTATTGTAGCACTCTTTGAAGAGGAGTTAGGCAGCAAGTCCATCCTCTTAGGCTTTGGTTTGGATAGCGATGCCATCCACTCACCTAATGAGCACTACGGGGTATTCAACTACCTCAAAGGGATAGAAACCATTCCGTGGTTCTACCACTATTACGCAGAAAGCGTAAAAAAGTAGTTGTTACAATACATTGAAAATAAACATCTTGCAAAAAAAGTTTCATTTGCAAGGTGTTTTTTTTGCTAAAAAACTTGTCAGTAAATAAATTAGTTGTACCTTTGCACCCGAATTAAACAATAGGACATTCCTCCTTAGCTCAGTTGGTTAGAGCATCTGACTGTTAATCAGAGGGTCACTGGTTCAAGTCCAGTAGGGGGAGCAAAAGATAATCAGGGCTTTACAGAGATGTGAAGCCTTTTTTGTTTTTTATAGGTCAAATTTATAGCAAAAGGGATGTTTTGTGAGAGGGTTTAACTCACTTTAATACAGTGCAAAAGAATAGGAGGGGTAAAAAAACTTATAAAAAGATTTGGCGGTTTAGAAATATAGTATTACTTTTGCGTTATAATTAATCATTAAAATTATATTTTATATGAAAAAATTTTTATTTATTGTAGCAGTGGCACTGACAAGTGTGGGCTACGCACAGACAGACAAAGGTGATTGGATGGTAGGTACCGATTTCGGGCTTTCATACGAGACATCAAAGGTAACAACA from Capnocytophaga haemolytica harbors:
- a CDS encoding ABC transporter ATP-binding protein; its protein translation is MLRINHISFAYQSDKPLLKDLSLEVQTGEHVFIMGESGCGKSTLLKAIYGLFDLPEGTIHFNDKRVFGPSFQLVPGYGAMKYLAQDFDLGPYHTVAENVGRYLSNIDLEWKRARVAELLALVGMERFASQKALVLSGGEKQRVALAMALAQEPELLLLDEPFSQVDSFRRNDLQRTLFAYLKEKNISCMVATHDGKEVLSFADKVFIMRDGSMLHYDTMMKVYTQDTDRYTASLFGEVSLHNGKLLRPHQIAITPQSDWQVTVEHSYFQGAHYLIEGVSAEGKVYVNHEKALPEGAICYLCTLNRI
- a CDS encoding glycoside hydrolase family 20 protein: MKRIIYTIALLAMGCSAPKEYHFTENDITLIPKPVQLELQQGAFVFDKNTTFVVPDSLQGVVQLLTDKLQTAAGLTLKVQSQAAEKGSVRFEVDKQIAREGYSLTSNKEGVHIKASTKSGFIYAVETLRQLLPKEIESTKRVQADWVIPAVHIKDAPEYAWRGLMLDEARHFFGKAYVLKTLDRMAMLKLNVFQWHLIDNEGWRIEIKKYPKLTEVGAWRVNQEDKHWEERTPNAPDAVKADHSNAYGGYYTQEDIKEIVAYAAARGITIVPEVEMPAHSMSSIAAYPELSCHKRPIAVPSGSVWPNVDNYCAGQEETFTFLEDVMREVMALFPSKYIHVGGDEADRSEWEKCPKCQARMKTEGLKNTAELQTYFIKRMQQFLRANGRTLVGWDEILEGGMPSDVVVMNWRGIRNAQKAVAQGNPMVLTSDTYINRYQGLPQYEPEANGGHVTLSKVYHYNLEREKLTEEQHKHILGSQANLWAEFIATPEHSEYMLFPRLFAFAEVVWTPSEQKDWKDFVRRVKAQMQRLDVMGVKYAISMYQVVPTLEEKDGKVLLTLSSELPDADIRYAFDGTPIEQGQRYTAPIAMSGNTICKAAVFVDGKPNVVSKDTIVFHKAAGKPVQCEPEADKKYQGKGPHTLTNVVRGTKNFQDGQWLGWLFKDATITIDMQTPSEVSKVIVGAMRKHNDAIFLPTHISVAVSTDGKTFTTVADQEFPYQQKGVSRLANFSLEFTPVQTRYIKVTVKNLGKNPNGGDAWLFLDEILVF
- the trmB gene encoding tRNA (guanosine(46)-N7)-methyltransferase TrmB — translated: MGSKNKLKRFKENLTFANVIQPSREELLTDAFTYKGRWNELYFKNNHPIVLELGCGKGEYSVGLAQKNPNKNFIGIDIKGARFWRGAKTAIDEGIANVAFLRTQIELIEHCFTTGEVSEIWITFPDPQIKYKRTKHRLTNEAFLNRYHNILSTEGYVHLKTDSEFMHGYTLGLLHGLGYEVLYANHNIYNSDGVPEDVTAIKTFYEQFYLAQGKPITYIRFRVHR
- a CDS encoding DUF2059 domain-containing protein, whose amino-acid sequence is MRNLFIISLFLMLSATAMAQSAESKKLVEILVGPSLDTMSEPMKGYVSEADIPAFEKDIKGVRIELINEFAKIYSSEFTAQEIKELLKFYQSPVGKKLAEKSPVFTQKGMAVGQKLLMPIIQKYMGKQLQQQGANEYFDKDKK
- a CDS encoding dipeptidase, yielding MDSIKTYIEAHKDRFIAELIDLLKMPSVSADPAFSQDILHTAEAVKAALAAAGCDKVEICETPGNPIVYGEKIIDPKLPTVLVYGHYDVQPADPLELWESDPFDPVIKKTEEHPQGAIYARGSCDDKGQMYMHVKALEYMVKEGKLPCNVKFMIEGEEEVGSESLKWFVKNNHAKLKNDVILISDTGMLANDTPSITTGLRGLSYVEVEVTGANRDLHSGLYGGAVANPINVLAKMIASMHDEHKHITIPHFYDKVEELSREERDEMAKAPFSLEAYKKALDIDDVYGEDGYTTTERASIRPTLDVNGIWGGYTGEGAKTVIPSKAFAKISMRLVPNQDPEEITKLFQDYFESIAPEGVRVKVKPHHGGQGYVTPIDTVAYQAASKACEQTFGKAPIPVRSGGSIPIVALFEEELGSKSILLGFGLDSDAIHSPNEHYGVFNYLKGIETIPWFYHYYAESVKK